GAAGCAGAATGAAACGACGGGCTTCGGAGGTCACGTCGTAAACATTGCGTCCGTGGCGGGTCTCCTCGGCAATGCCGTCATCGGTGCCTACAACGTGACGAAGTTCGGTGTGCGCGGATTCAGCGAGTCACTCATGAAAGAACTCCGGGACGACGGCATCAAGGTGAGCTGTGTGTACCCCGGTTCGATTGAGACTGAGTTCTTTGAGGTGGCTGAGGTTGAGATGTCCCCAAATCCCATGCAGGTCAACGACGTGGCGACCACCGTCGTTCAATTGATCGACACACCTGACAACTATCTCATCTCTGAAGTTGTGATGCGGCCGCTGCGGCCACGGGGCTAGCTGCAGACGGATGTGGTGCTGAGTCGATCGGAGCCATGGTATCAGAGTTGCGCTCCGGGCGCGACCCGGTTATTATCAGGCTCACCGATTCAGCAATCACTGCGATACGATGAAGAGGCGGTCATTCGTGGCACGAGGCCTTATTGGCGCTGCAGGCGCCGGTACTGTGCTCGCGTCTTGCGGCCAGCCGTCAGTCGACGGCGTACCGGCGGTGCAGACGAGGAAGTCAGTGACCTGGCGCCTTGCATCGAGTTTCAGTCGATCACTGGATACGATCTACGGGGCGTCGGAAGTCCTCGCAGAACGTGTCAGTCAACTCACCGACGGACGATTTCGAATACGCCCCTATCCCGGAGGGGAGTTGGTACCCGCACTTGAGGTCCTGGGGGCGGTCCAGACCGGCACAATCCAGATGGGTCACAGTGCGAGCTACTACTACGTCGGTAAGAACCCCACCTTTGCGTTTGACACGTGTGTGCCGTTCGGACTGACGGCTCGAATGCAGAATGCGTGGCTGTACTATGCCGGCGGACTCGAACAGATGCGTGCGGTCTTCGCCGACTTCAACATTGTCAATCTTCCGGGCGGCAACACGGGCGTACAGATGGGAGGGTGGTTTCGCCGTGAAATCGACTCGCTATCCGATCTGCGCGGTCTCAAGATGCGAATTCCCGGGCTGGGAGGGCAGGTGATGGACCGGCTGGGCGTCAACGTCCAGCTGATTTCCAGTGGCGAGATATTCCCCGCGCTGGAGCGAGGAGCAATCGACGCAACCGAATGGGTAGGTCCGTACGACGACGAGAAGTTGGGTTTCCAGAAGGTCGCCAGAAACTACTACTATCCGGGATGGTGGGAGCCGGGCCCAACATTGAGCTTCTATGTCAACCGCAGCGCCTGGGATACGCTTCCCGCCGAATATCAGTCTGCTCTGGAATCGGCCGCAGCTGAGGCAAACGTCCGGATGCTGGCGCGGTACGACGCTCAGAATCCGCCGGCGCTGAGACGACTGCTCGACGGTGGCGTGAAACTGAAACGATTCCCGATTGATATCCTCGATGCTGCCCGCACGCAGGCGTTCGATATCATGAATCAGCAAGCTTCGTCGGAGGCCGGATATCGCCGCGTGTACGAATCGTTCACCGCCTTTCGCGACCAGGCG
The Rhodothermales bacterium genome window above contains:
- a CDS encoding TRAP transporter substrate-binding protein, with the translated sequence MKRRSFVARGLIGAAGAGTVLASCGQPSVDGVPAVQTRKSVTWRLASSFSRSLDTIYGASEVLAERVSQLTDGRFRIRPYPGGELVPALEVLGAVQTGTIQMGHSASYYYVGKNPTFAFDTCVPFGLTARMQNAWLYYAGGLEQMRAVFADFNIVNLPGGNTGVQMGGWFRREIDSLSDLRGLKMRIPGLGGQVMDRLGVNVQLISSGEIFPALERGAIDATEWVGPYDDEKLGFQKVARNYYYPGWWEPGPTLSFYVNRSAWDTLPAEYQSALESAAAEANVRMLARYDAQNPPALRRLLDGGVKLKRFPIDILDAARTQAFDIMNQQASSEAGYRRVYESFTAFRDQA